Genomic window (Candidatus Desulfarcum epimagneticum):
AAAAATCGCCAAGCCGATCATGATCACATTTTTATCGCCAGTCTGAATTTTATTCGGCATATTATTCCTCCGTTCCAGACAATGGTTCGCCACGCAAGTCGGTGGTTCTTTCGGTTTCACCGGGCATGACCAGGGCGTTGGCGACCAGTTCCGTCAAACCGGTGACCTCCACCTCCGGCGCCCAGTATTCCATTAATGCGGGAAGCGCCGCCCGGTCGATGGCGCAGACGCAGGCGAGCATGTTGACTCCATGTGTGTCCCGGACAAACTGAACCGCGTTGGCCCTGGGAAGTCCTCCCGTAAGACGAAGCTCCATGTTTTCGCCGGCGTTGAGCCCGGCCCCGCTTCCGCAGCAGAATGTCTGCTCCCGGATGGTGTTGGCCGGCATTTCATAAAAATGATTGCAGACATTTTTGATGACATGCCGGGGTTCGTCCAAAAGCCCCATGCCTCTCGCGGGGTTGCAGGAATCATGGAAGGTGACTTTGAGCTTGTCGTTTCTCGATTTGTCCAGCTCCAGCTTGTCATGCTGGATCAGGTCGGAAAGAAATTCGGCGATGTGAACCATCTTGGTGGACTTCGCGTTTTCGAATTTGGTCCCGGTGATGGGGTTGACCGGCTCCTCCAGGAAGTCGGCGGGGCCGTTCATGGTGTCCATGTACTGGTTGATGACCCGCCACATGTGGCCGCATTCGCCCCCGAGAATCCATTTGACTCCGAGCCGCTTGGCCTCGGCGTACATTTTCGCGTTGAGCCGCTTCATGGTTTCGTGGGAGGTGAAAAATCCGAAGTTTCCGCCTTCCGAAGCGTAGGTGCTCCAGGTGATGTCGAATCCGTATCTCTCCCTTAAATAATGGAAGAGCATCAGGTATCCCATGGCCGTGTAGGTGCCCGGATCGGCGAACACGTCTCCCGAGGGCGTGATGAACAGGATGTCCGCGCCTTTTCGGTTGAAGCTCGGGTCCACAGTGACGCCGGTGAGGTCCTCAATGTCCTCCACGAAGAAATCGATCATGTCTTTGAAGGCGTGGGGCTGGATCCCGAGGTGGTTTCCCGTGCGGTAGCAGTTGGCCACCGGGGTGGCGATCCAGTCGATGTTGAGTCCGATGAGGTTCAAAAGCTCCCGGCCCATGATGGTGATTTCGGCCGTGTCGATGCCGTAAGGGCAGAAGACCGAGCAGCGCCGGCACTCCGAGCATTGGAACAGGTAGTACCACCACTCTTTCAAAACGTCCAGGGTCATGGGCCGGGCGCCGCCGATTTTCCCAAGTATTTTACCGACTTTGGTGAAATCGTTCCGGTAGATGGAGCGAAGCAGCTCGGCTCTGACCACCGGCATGTTTTTGGGATCCCCGGTCCCGATGAAAAAATGGCATTTGTCGGCGCACGCGCCGCATCTGACGCATATATCCATAAAGACTTTAAAGGAGCGGAATTTTTCAAGGCGCTCCCTGAATCCTTCGGATATAATCTCCTGCCAGTTTTCGGGAAGCTTCCAGTCCTCTTCCGTGGGGTCCCATTTTCTGGCGTTGGGAAGACCCAGGTACTTCACGCTTTTGGGGTTGGAGGCGTAGCAGTACATCCCCTTTCTTATATGGGTCGGGGTGTCCATCCATCCCGTCGCGGGGGGGCGGTGGTCTATCCCTGAAAACAGTTCATCTGGTTTTCCAAGATCGTCTGACATTCGTTACTCCTTTTCTTCCGTCTGAGGCGCCTCAGCGGTTGTTGTTTTTTCCACCGGAAGTCCGGCCCCGATCATTTTTTCCCTGAAATCGTCCTCGTACTCTTCATAGGTGTGCACATGGACGGGGTAATTCCAAGGATTCACATGCCGCCTGGCCCGGGTGTCGGCGGTGAGATTTCGCGTGGGGCTTAAAAACACGCCTCCCAGGTGCATCAGTTTGCTGAAGGGAAAATAGATCAGAAGAACGCTTACAAAAAACAGGTGAACGAAGAACACGCCGCCGATTCCCTCGGGAATCACCGGGTGGAAGGTCACCAGGCCCATGGCGAGCTGTTTCGCGGCCACCACGTCGATTTTTGTGAAATAACGCATCATGATTCCCGATATGGCGATTCCCAGGATAATGAAAAGGGGAAAATAATCGGCCGCCAGGGAAATATAGCGGACATGGGGCAAAACGATCCGGCGGACCAGAAGGAACAGCGCGCCGGCCAGAAGGAGGACGCCGGAGATCAGAATTCCGGGGAGGCCGATCTGCAAAAATCCGTCCAGCTTTTCCAGGAAGGCCACCGGCGCCGGAACCGGCTCTAAGAAAAAACGCATATGCCGGGCGAGCACGGTGAAAAAAGACCAGTGAAAGGCCAGCGCCCCCAGCCAGAGCCAGATTTCCAGCTTGTAGGAAATTTTGGACCCGTCCTTCACAATTCCCGCCCGGGTGTTTCGGAACAATGATCTGAAAAACAGGATTTCCATGATCATTCGCAAAACAACCGCGCCTTTGGAGGAGGGATTGTCGATTTTGTTCTGTTTGATCCAGGGCAGCGATTTCTGCTGTCCGCATGTCGTGGGAATGCGGAAGGGAACCGGGGACCGCGCCCAGTTCATGACGCGCCAGATCACGCCCGCCAGGAAAATGACGATGGCCAGGTAGGGGATCACGATGCCGAACAGCGCCTGCAACCCGGCTTCGCTCCCCGCGTAGGACACCAGGAACAGCGCGATAGCCGCCAGGAGGGACCACATGTATTTTACATTCATTTAACTCAGCCTCATTTGATATTATATGGTTTTAATATGATAAAATCCAAACGATTCCGAAAAAAAACGAAACATGCCCGGGGTCAGGCCCCGGCCGCCGGATCGTCGCCGAATTTTTCGAATTCCTCCGGGGATGGCTCAGCCACCAGTCCGGCGCGCTCGAACACTGTGAATGTACGGTTCCGGACCTCCAGCGCTTTTAAATGGTATACCTTTTCCCGTTTTTCCATGTAAAGGTCAAAGGCGATGAAGCCGACCGAGTCGATCCTGGATTCGAAATCCAGCAGATCCGCGAGCACGGCGCTTTTTTTTGAGTCGGGGAACAGGTCCCGGATGATTTTTTTTAGCCCATGGACGAAAAAAACGGCCTGGGATGGGGTGAAATTCTGGAGGGCGCGGATTTTGATCAGGGGGTCCAGGATGGACTCCAGCTTTTCCCGGTCGGTTTCGCCGGTCAGCGCGTCAAACAGAGCGGACAGAGTTCGGGAGGCGGTTCGGCCGACGGGATTGGCGAAGGGGTCTTTTTGCCTTTTTAAAAAAGCGGCGGTGTCCGGGGGATAGGAGTCAACCGTCTGGTTGAACCATTTTTTGATGATTTTGTCTCGCTGCTCTTCGATCGTTTTTTTAAATAAAGCGTCCATTAAATAAAGCGTCCACCCAAGCGGGGGCCGCCCCTTTGCATGCTGGATCGGTGTTCGTAACCTGTTGATTTTAATGCGCGACTGATGCCCGCGTCAGCGTTCGGGGCCTCCTGTCGAATTTCAGGATAATCCTATACCGTACTATCTTTTTTCTGTCAAGAATAAACTCGGATTCTTTTTTTCAGGCCCCGCGCGGTTTCTTTAGCGCCGGCCCCGCCGCCGGGGCCCTATTCATGGCCTTCGCGTTTCACCAGTTCGTGGTGCCAGCAGGCGAATTCATACATTCCGCGAAAGCGGTCGTCCCCGCTCATCATCCCCAGGCAGATGTCCATGGCTCCCTGGCCGTAGGCGTTGCTGTAATCGTCGAAGGTTCTGGACTGGAGAAATTCCCGGATCAGGGTCCGGCTGGTTCGCCGGGTCTTGTCCTTCCGAATGTCAATGGGGTCTTTGGGCGCCAGAAAAGGGTCCCACTCCTCGTATCCCCTTTTCAGAATATGTTTCCGGCGCTTCTCGGACATGCTGTCGAAAATCGCCTGTTTTTTTTCCTCTTCCTCCCGGAGCATCTCCGGGGTTTTGCCGGGACCGTCAGTCATTTTTTTTCCTCCCCGCCGTTTTTCCCCCGGCCGCCGAGTCACCGTCTTTTTCGCCGGTTTTCTTTTCAGGGGCGATCCCGAGATATTCGTCGTTGTAGTCAGTCAGAAGGGCCATGGACAATGGAAGCAGAAGCTCGGCTATTTTGGAATGCCTGGACTGGACGCTTCCGGCGTATTCTTCGGAAATCCTGTAAAGGGCCCGGTGGATGGCGTCCAGATTGGCGGTGGGGTACTTTTCATTTTCCAGAAAACCGGACATGCCGCAGGTGTGGCCCCGGCCGCCGATGGAGGTGGGGATGCCGTACAGCCGGCATGTGATGGGGCGGCTCTCATACAGGTCGCACATGTCGTCGTCATTTAAAAGGGGACACCGGACCCGCTCCAGGGACATCTCCGCCATGATCTCGAATTCGTCTTTTCCCTTGTCCAGGTCCTGGCTCGCCTTTCGCTTGA
Coding sequences:
- a CDS encoding conserved hypothetical protein (Evidence 4 : Unknown function but conserved in other organisms), with product MDALFKKTIEEQRDKIIKKWFNQTVDSYPPDTAAFLKRQKDPFANPVGRTASRTLSALFDALTGETDREKLESILDPLIKIRALQNFTPSQAVFFVHGLKKIIRDLFPDSKKSAVLADLLDFESRIDSVGFIAFDLYMEKREKVYHLKALEVRNRTFTVFERAGLVAEPSPEEFEKFGDDPAAGA
- the hmeD gene encoding Hdr-like menaquinol oxidoreductase iron-sulfur subunit, with amino-acid sequence MSDDLGKPDELFSGIDHRPPATGWMDTPTHIRKGMYCYASNPKSVKYLGLPNARKWDPTEEDWKLPENWQEIISEGFRERLEKFRSFKVFMDICVRCGACADKCHFFIGTGDPKNMPVVRAELLRSIYRNDFTKVGKILGKIGGARPMTLDVLKEWWYYLFQCSECRRCSVFCPYGIDTAEITIMGRELLNLIGLNIDWIATPVANCYRTGNHLGIQPHAFKDMIDFFVEDIEDLTGVTVDPSFNRKGADILFITPSGDVFADPGTYTAMGYLMLFHYLRERYGFDITWSTYASEGGNFGFFTSHETMKRLNAKMYAEAKRLGVKWILGGECGHMWRVINQYMDTMNGPADFLEEPVNPITGTKFENAKSTKMVHIAEFLSDLIQHDKLELDKSRNDKLKVTFHDSCNPARGMGLLDEPRHVIKNVCNHFYEMPANTIREQTFCCGSGAGLNAGENMELRLTGGLPRANAVQFVRDTHGVNMLACVCAIDRAALPALMEYWAPEVEVTGLTELVANALVMPGETERTTDLRGEPLSGTEE
- the hmeC gene encoding Hdr-like menaquinol oxidoreductase cytochrome b-like subunit, producing MNVKYMWSLLAAIALFLVSYAGSEAGLQALFGIVIPYLAIVIFLAGVIWRVMNWARSPVPFRIPTTCGQQKSLPWIKQNKIDNPSSKGAVVLRMIMEILFFRSLFRNTRAGIVKDGSKISYKLEIWLWLGALAFHWSFFTVLARHMRFFLEPVPAPVAFLEKLDGFLQIGLPGILISGVLLLAGALFLLVRRIVLPHVRYISLAADYFPLFIILGIAISGIMMRYFTKIDVVAAKQLAMGLVTFHPVIPEGIGGVFFVHLFFVSVLLIYFPFSKLMHLGGVFLSPTRNLTADTRARRHVNPWNYPVHVHTYEEYEDDFREKMIGAGLPVEKTTTAEAPQTEEKE
- a CDS encoding conserved hypothetical protein (Evidence 4 : Unknown function but conserved in other organisms) — encoded protein: MIKNAEAGFSEYEKLVKQVDKAFSEVEALHGDKVRCAVKCSDCCHALFDLSLIEAMYIKDRFDALTDTEKKEKILKKANRADRDVYRIKRKASQDLDKGKDEFEIMAEMSLERVRCPLLNDDDMCDLYESRPITCRLYGIPTSIGGRGHTCGMSGFLENEKYPTANLDAIHRALYRISEEYAGSVQSRHSKIAELLLPLSMALLTDYNDEYLGIAPEKKTGEKDGDSAAGGKTAGRKKND
- a CDS encoding conserved hypothetical protein (Evidence 4 : Unknown function but conserved in other organisms) gives rise to the protein MTDGPGKTPEMLREEEEKKQAIFDSMSEKRRKHILKRGYEEWDPFLAPKDPIDIRKDKTRRTSRTLIREFLQSRTFDDYSNAYGQGAMDICLGMMSGDDRFRGMYEFACWHHELVKREGHE